In Spirosoma aureum, a single genomic region encodes these proteins:
- a CDS encoding M15 family metallopeptidase, which yields MKIHIPIFAVTFSLVHTFALSLFAQSFEQAMVKQGLVDVQKIDPSILVELKYSTTDNFVGKDVYGDLTRAYMQPMAAKKLASASKYLQEHHPDLRLLVYDAARPRTAQWNLWNALPDMPENERQKYVADPRKGSIHNYGCAVDLTVATQDGKPLDMGTKYDFFGELAYPSREDELLKAGKLTQKQIDNRQILRTAMRQGGFSSIEFEWWHFNALSREKAKMAFRIVN from the coding sequence ATGAAGATACACATTCCAATTTTTGCAGTTACTTTTTCACTCGTTCATACATTCGCTCTGTCGCTCTTTGCGCAGAGTTTCGAACAGGCAATGGTAAAACAAGGCCTGGTTGATGTGCAAAAAATAGACCCATCCATTCTGGTTGAGCTTAAATACTCAACGACCGACAACTTTGTCGGCAAAGACGTATATGGTGACCTCACGCGGGCGTATATGCAACCCATGGCCGCTAAAAAACTCGCCAGCGCCAGTAAGTATCTTCAGGAACATCATCCCGATTTACGGTTACTGGTTTATGATGCTGCCCGGCCCCGTACAGCCCAGTGGAATCTCTGGAATGCATTGCCTGATATGCCCGAAAACGAACGTCAGAAATACGTGGCTGATCCACGAAAGGGTTCCATTCATAACTACGGATGTGCCGTCGATTTAACCGTTGCTACTCAAGATGGTAAGCCACTCGATATGGGTACGAAATACGATTTTTTCGGTGAACTGGCCTATCCGTCCCGAGAAGACGAATTACTAAAAGCGGGCAAATTGACCCAGAAGCAGATAGATAACCGCCAGATCCTTCGGACGGCCATGCGACAGGGTGGATTTAGTTCGATTGAATTCGAGTGGTGGCATTTCAATGCACTATCGCGTGAGAAGGCAAAAATGGCATTTCGAATTGTGAACTAA